GACGACACAACGGCTATCGCGTCGACACCAAGCATCCTACAGATCTGTATCGCGAACACTCCCAGTCCACCTGCTCCACCCCAAATCAACGCTACCTCGCTTGGCTGCAGCTTAGCTTGCGTAATAAGCATTCTATAAGCAGTAAAATAGCATAAACCATATGAGGCAGACTCTTCCCACGTAAGATGATCTGGCTTAGGTAGTACCTGCTGGGCCTGTACTTTGGTAAATTGAGCAAATGAGCCATCAGGAGTTTCATATCCCCAGATCTTCTGCCCGGTGCTCGCCATCGGATCATAGGATATAAAGTCAGAAGCGGACTCTGTTCCTGTGGAATGCTCCTCGCTTTCTACGTTACAATGTAAGATAACTTCATCCCCCGGTTTCCAACTCTTAACATGGGACCCAACCCTCCATACAATTCCAGAAGCATCACTACCAGCAATGTGATAATCGTGTTTATGGATATCTAAAACAGAGATAGGTTCTCCAAGCCCAGCCCAGACACCATTGTAATTTACCCCTGCAGCCATGACCAGGACTAGAACCTCGTTAGGCCCGATATCGGGAACTGGAACTATTTCTTTTTTGAAAGACTTCTTAGGGTCACCGTGCCTTTCCTTTCGTATTACCCACGCATGCATGTATTTGGGAAGAACTTCCAAATCGGGTACTACACCTACTGGAATTGGCTCATCAATTCCTCTACTACTCTCCTCATAGGCGATGGTTTCCATATCAATGCTTTCGACATCAGATTTTTTTGATTGCTTAGAAAGCCGTTCTCCCTTAGCCATTTTCTCTCCTTTTAACCTCGGTTTTAGGTCTTATTTGTGATTCACAAGAGTTGGACGCGACGTAATTTTAACAAGCAAAAGGGAAAAAGCAAGTGTGAGATTCAAGTCTCAACCGATACATACAATTACGGAGCAGCAACACTGGTCGAAAGATAAATCTATTATGCGAAGTCTCGTCGAGAATAGATCCTGAGGAGCCCCTCAAGCACCATATAAGCCCATCTTTCTAATAATTTCATCCATATTTATTTTAGCAATTTCGTTTGCGTGTACGGTCCCATTATGCACAATTTTCCTCACTTCTTCCATTCGGTTCTCATAATATCCGCGCTTCTCACGAATTGGCTCTAGCAGGTCATTTATAGCAGTTGCGAGCTTTTTCTTTACCTCTACATCGCCGACCTTGCCTCCGCGATAGCGAACCTTTAAATCCTCGACTTCCTGTTTATTCGGGTTAAAAGCATCGTGATAAATGAATACAGGATTACCCTCTACCGTCCCTGGAATATCAGCTCTTATACGATTTGGATCTGTATACATACTCCTGACCCTTTGTTCGACTGTCCTGGAGTCATCCGAGAGATAGATACAATTGTCAAGGCTTTTACTCATCTTCCGATTTCCATCGGTCCCAACAAGACGCGGTGTCTCACTAACAATTGCCTCAGGTTCTACAAAAAATTCTCCGTACAAATGATTGAACCTCCTTGCAAGTTCACGAGTTAACTCCAAATGGCTTAGCTGATCCTCTCCTACCGGAACCTTCGTAGCCTTAAACATCAAGATGTCTGCAGCCATCAAAATTGGATATCCGAGTAAACCAACGGAATAGTTCTCTCCTACGCCCATATCCTGGGCCTTTTCCTTAAGTGTTGGTATCCTCTGAGACCTTGGAACCGTACAGAGCATTGAAAGGATAGTATAGAGCTCTGTTATATGGGGAACCTGTGACTGGACATAGAATGTGGATCGCTCCGGATCCAGTCCAATACTTAACCAATCAATTACCAATTGTAAAACGTTATCCTCTACCTCTTTAACCTTATCGTAGTGTGTAGTGAGCATATGGAGATCGGCTATCAAAAAATAACACTTATACTCATCCTGATACTTTATTCGATTTAACAGTGAGCCAACAAAGTGTCCTAAATGAAGGCGTCCGGTCGGGCGGTCACCTGTAACTAGGATCGGTTTATCATCGGGCATTGGTTAGCTTTCCTCCTTTTTTGCCTGATTGAGTATGTCTGATTTCTTGATGTTTTCAATAAAGAATTCGGCTGCTTTTCGTAATTAAGTCGATGATCGCCTTCTCTTATTTAGAACGAATCAAAATTTTATCAACTTTGTCTATCTTCTTCTTAAAGTCATTAAACAGACGCATCTGAGCAAATGCCTTCATTTTATTTTGCTCGTATAGATTTGGATATCTTTCAGAGTCTAGCCTAAAATAAGATTCTTCATAAGCATCTGTAATGTATCTAGCAGAAAGCTCTAGCATCATCATGACTACCCCTTCCGGAATAGAGTTAATTTCTTCTCTTGTCATAAAAACGGCAGTACTCAGGTAACCTGACATCATACATCGAAACGTATCAAGATCGAATAGGTCATCTTCTCCATCTACCTCCCTGAACTTATGACACCAGCTTCTAATCGCATCTCCAATATCGATGACGATCTTGTTAGTCCCCAACGTATCAAGATCAACAATGGCAATTGCCTTTTGACCTCTTTCATCAAAACGAATGTTATTTAGTTTAAGATCCCCGTGTATGATACGTTCAGGCAAATCCTTGATCGAATCCTTGATCTTTTCATACTGTATCAGTATCACCTCAGTTAGTGAGGAAAGAGTCTTATACTTATCGGTACTTTGATATAGCAGAGTAACTTTCTTTAAACTCTCCATGATTGACTGGGTATCATGAAAATTGGGTATTTTATGAAGAAATTTATAATCCAACCCAGTTAATGCATTATGAAATTTCCCAATCAAGGCGGCAGCGTTTTCTGCCATTTGATTATTGATACTGTATTCATATGTCTTACCCCTTATATATGTGAGCATGCGCCAAGTCCCGCCTTCAGAATCGATCCTTAGGTCCCCTTTCATTGTTCGAATTGGCTTTGGCGTAATGATATCCGCTTTTTCCAAATGCCTTGTAATTACCTCGATATCCTCCAATACAGCAGGCGTAAAAATCTTGTGGAGCTTCTGCAATATATATTTATTATTAATAGATTCCTCTCCAGTTTTTGATAATACTGTTACCAGAAATGTCTCATTAATCCTGCCTTTACCGTAGGGTGTTATATTATCTACATCACCGATATCGAATTGCTTGGCAATTGATAAAATGTCAGTCATACCCGTCTCTTTTTATATAGGTTATCCGATATAGACAAACAATATACTATAGTTTTATATGGTATAGGAAAACTCAAAAGGTTCGATCCCCCGCCTTTGTCCTCCCCCTTTAATTTAAAGGGGGAGGATTGAGGAGGGGGTAAATATTTAAGGCCAGGAATAAGCCGATCTGATTAAATTCATAGTAAAATGTTTTTAATATGATGAACAAAAGAGAAAACCGGATTTTAACAATAGGGCACTCGACTCGAAGCCTCGATGAACTCATTGAGGTTTTAACATGCTATAACGTAGCAGCCCTTGTAGACGTCAGACACTTTCCCAGATCTAAACGAAATCCTCAGTTCAATAAAAATAATCTCGAGATTAAACTACCAGAGAACGGCATTCGGTATTATTGGATCGAAGAACTTGGTGGTTTTAGAGAGGGTGGATATGAGAAATATATGGATTCGGAAGACTTTAATTTGGGTGTAAACAAATTGATGGAAATAGCTAAACAAAACCAAACAGCGATCATGTGTGCAGAGGTTCTCTGGTTCATGTGCCACCGCAGCTCCATTGCCTCTGCGCTAACAAAAAAAGGATGGGAGGTGATTCATATTTATGATGAAAAGAGAACACAGATTCATAAGCTCAGAAAAGAACAATAGTCGAAGGATTGTTTCTTTGTATCAAGACAAAGAAAAAAATAAAGATTGATCGATACCCGAATAATACCTTGTTCTAAATTGTTGTATTATGTTTCGACTTCCTGCCCTTCCTCATCTACATCTTCTTCAACCCCTTCTTCAAAACCGATCTCTTCGTCCATCTCCCGCTTGATCTCCTCAAACTCATTCTCAATCTCTCTCAGACGCTCTTTGCTGAGCTTTATAAGCTCTGCTGCTTCTTTCACCTTTTCAAGCCCTTCCTCGACATCGACTGATTCTTGTGTATCAAACCATTCGGCTATCTCGGAGAGCCTCTTTAGATTCTTGTTGAGACCTTTTCTATCAGTCTTTTTGCTCATTTTTGTGCACACCTTTAACCTTGGAATCGATCACGCCATCTGAGACCTGAGTATTCAGCGAGGCCCCTATTTGGACATCTCTTATACCTCTCACCACCTTTCCTTTATGTCTCGTAATACTGTAGCCGAGGCGAAGCTGGCGAGCCGGGTCGTTCAAGCGCACTGTATTTTCAAAAAAATCCAGTTTTTGGCTTATAAAAGACAATTGAGATATGAAATCTGGCGGAAGAGAAATCCGCCAAATGCCGGTGATATAATCATCAAGAGTCATGACTGAACGTAAAAACCCCCTCTTTATCGATACTACAACATCCTTTATAATCTTTCTATTCATTAAGATTGAATACCTGACCTTTGCGATGCTCGTCTTTAATGTTTGCTCGAGTTCTCTATAAAAATCGAATATTAAATTCAATCCTCCCTGAACCCCAGATATTGTCTCTTCTAATCGCATCTGTGTTTCTTTTAATGCATAGCTGTATTGTTCAAGAATATCCCTCTGATATTTTTCGATCGTATTTTCAGCCTGCTCCCACGACTTGTTTAGCAGATTAGCTGTAGCTGTTGGTGTGGACTCCATGGCATCCACAGCCAGTGATACAAGAGGCACATCCAGATGGTGACCTATTCCGGCTATCACCGGAACTGGAAAACTTGAAACCTCCCTCACCAGAGCCTCATTGTTGAAAGCCATCAAGGATTCGAGCGAGCCTCCCCCACGTATGATCACAAGTGCGTCAATATCTTGCTTTCTGAAAGACTTCATAGAAAGTAGGAGCTCCTTAACTGCCTGCTGACCCTCAACCCTTGAATCCATTATCTTCACATGGAACCCATACTTACCCAGATTATTAATGAAATCATGAATGACTGCGCCACGGATAGATGTTATAACACCGATTCTATTTGGATAATCGGGTATAGGCCTTTTCTTATCTATATCAAAAATTCCCTCGCCTGCTAATTTCTTTTTCAATTCCTCATACGCCTTTCTTAATGCACCCTCACCCACTATCTCGATTGCATCCGCCTTAAAAGTCAGCCTTCCTGTCGGCTCATATATATCCGGACAGCCAGTAGCAA
Above is a window of Thermodesulfobacteriota bacterium DNA encoding:
- the ccrA gene encoding crotonyl-CoA carboxylase/reductase, which translates into the protein MAKGERLSKQSKKSDVESIDMETIAYEESSRGIDEPIPVGVVPDLEVLPKYMHAWVIRKERHGDPKKSFKKEIVPVPDIGPNEVLVLVMAAGVNYNGVWAGLGEPISVLDIHKHDYHIAGSDASGIVWRVGSHVKSWKPGDEVILHCNVESEEHSTGTESASDFISYDPMASTGQKIWGYETPDGSFAQFTKVQAQQVLPKPDHLTWEESASYGLCYFTAYRMLITQAKLQPSEVALIWGGAGGLGVFAIQICRMLGVDAIAVVSSKYKAELCMELGAKGVINRSDFPHLMYKNGETPEEHANRFSDMKRFGRAIWDILGVRRNPNVVFEHVGEATFPTSVFVCSRFGRIVICAGTTGYNLMFDVRHLWMHQKRIIGSHFANALECLRANELVRKGIIKPVISETLTYDDIPKAHQLMYDNKHSGKMGVLVQARRKGMINAKDAVKAFKSVS
- the trpS gene encoding tryptophan--tRNA ligase; protein product: MPDDKPILVTGDRPTGRLHLGHFVGSLLNRIKYQDEYKCYFLIADLHMLTTHYDKVKEVEDNVLQLVIDWLSIGLDPERSTFYVQSQVPHITELYTILSMLCTVPRSQRIPTLKEKAQDMGVGENYSVGLLGYPILMAADILMFKATKVPVGEDQLSHLELTRELARRFNHLYGEFFVEPEAIVSETPRLVGTDGNRKMSKSLDNCIYLSDDSRTVEQRVRSMYTDPNRIRADIPGTVEGNPVFIYHDAFNPNKQEVEDLKVRYRGGKVGDVEVKKKLATAINDLLEPIREKRGYYENRMEEVRKIVHNGTVHANEIAKINMDEIIRKMGLYGA
- a CDS encoding phosphotransferase; its protein translation is MTDILSIAKQFDIGDVDNITPYGKGRINETFLVTVLSKTGEESINNKYILQKLHKIFTPAVLEDIEVITRHLEKADIITPKPIRTMKGDLRIDSEGGTWRMLTYIRGKTYEYSINNQMAENAAALIGKFHNALTGLDYKFLHKIPNFHDTQSIMESLKKVTLLYQSTDKYKTLSSLTEVILIQYEKIKDSIKDLPERIIHGDLKLNNIRFDERGQKAIAIVDLDTLGTNKIVIDIGDAIRSWCHKFREVDGEDDLFDLDTFRCMMSGYLSTAVFMTREEINSIPEGVVMMMLELSARYITDAYEESYFRLDSERYPNLYEQNKMKAFAQMRLFNDFKKKIDKVDKILIRSK
- a CDS encoding DUF488 domain-containing protein, translating into MMNKRENRILTIGHSTRSLDELIEVLTCYNVAALVDVRHFPRSKRNPQFNKNNLEIKLPENGIRYYWIEELGGFREGGYEKYMDSEDFNLGVNKLMEIAKQNQTAIMCAEVLWFMCHRSSIASALTKKGWEVIHIYDEKRTQIHKLRKEQ
- the xseA gene encoding exodeoxyribonuclease VII large subunit codes for the protein MQIGKDSIFHQVGEVDQPIPVAEYIEFLNENLRRFYASIIGEVGQVSKSSRGHVYFSLKDQNKESVIYCVIWKGNYELYGVELEDGMEIVATGCPDIYEPTGRLTFKADAIEIVGEGALRKAYEELKKKLAGEGIFDIDKKRPIPDYPNRIGVITSIRGAVIHDFINNLGKYGFHVKIMDSRVEGQQAVKELLLSMKSFRKQDIDALVIIRGGGSLESLMAFNNEALVREVSSFPVPVIAGIGHHLDVPLVSLAVDAMESTPTATANLLNKSWEQAENTIEKYQRDILEQYSYALKETQMRLEETISGVQGGLNLIFDFYRELEQTLKTSIAKVRYSILMNRKIIKDVVVSIKRGFLRSVMTLDDYITGIWRISLPPDFISQLSFISQKLDFFENTVRLNDPARQLRLGYSITRHKGKVVRGIRDVQIGASLNTQVSDGVIDSKVKGVHKNEQKD